The Corynebacterium qintianiae genome has a window encoding:
- a CDS encoding TlpA family protein disulfide reductase — protein MKRLAAPLSAVMLVAGCASPDSGATFSFHSPGGQVEIFYDEAERAPLPNFGGESLMQPGEHINLSDFDNQIVVLNAWGQWCAPCRAEVDDLQEVHEALGGKGTVLGINVRDYNPEIARDFVTDNGVTYPSIYDPPFKTAVNLGGVPSSVIPTTVVLDKQHRPAAVFLREVTAQDILTVTDQLEGE, from the coding sequence CTGAAGCGACTCGCCGCGCCGTTGAGCGCGGTCATGCTCGTGGCCGGCTGCGCGTCCCCTGACAGCGGCGCAACCTTTTCCTTCCACTCGCCGGGCGGCCAGGTGGAGATCTTCTACGACGAAGCCGAGCGCGCGCCGCTGCCTAACTTCGGCGGCGAGTCGCTCATGCAGCCCGGCGAGCACATCAACCTCTCCGACTTCGACAACCAGATCGTCGTGCTCAACGCGTGGGGCCAGTGGTGTGCGCCGTGCCGCGCGGAAGTGGACGACCTCCAGGAGGTCCACGAGGCGCTAGGTGGCAAAGGCACGGTCCTGGGCATAAACGTGCGCGACTACAACCCGGAGATCGCCCGCGACTTCGTCACGGACAACGGGGTAACGTACCCGTCGATCTACGACCCGCCGTTCAAGACCGCCGTCAACCTAGGCGGCGTACCCAGCTCGGTGATCCCGACAACGGTGGTCCTGGACAAACAGCACCGCCCGGCCGCCGTGTTCCTCCGCGAGGTGACGGCGCAGGACATCCTGACGGTCACGGACCAGCTCGAAGGGGAGTAG
- a CDS encoding cytochrome c biogenesis CcdA family protein has product MGEVFSDIVVTGPLLVGMLAAAAAGLVSFASPCVIPLVPGYLSYLTGVVGGEMEYGEKGPRVASRKWAVAGAAALFISGFTVVFLLATVSVFGAISLITLNAGTLMRIGGVVTVVMGLVFIGAVPVLQRDTRMAPKKWTTVLGAPLLGGVFALGWTPCLGPTLAAIISVSVGTEGLTAARGILLVIAYCLGLGLPFLLMALGSAKAVAGVDFLHRHSRTIQLIGGILMILVGLMLVTGAWNYFISWSRQLVAGYGATII; this is encoded by the coding sequence ATGGGCGAGGTTTTCTCCGACATTGTCGTCACGGGCCCGCTGCTCGTTGGCATGCTCGCCGCGGCGGCAGCCGGGCTGGTGTCGTTCGCTTCTCCGTGCGTGATCCCGCTCGTACCCGGGTACCTGTCGTACCTCACCGGCGTCGTCGGCGGCGAGATGGAGTACGGGGAGAAGGGCCCGCGTGTGGCGTCGCGCAAGTGGGCCGTCGCCGGCGCGGCGGCGCTGTTCATCTCGGGCTTTACTGTGGTGTTCCTGCTGGCCACGGTCTCGGTGTTCGGGGCGATCAGCCTGATCACCCTCAACGCGGGCACGCTCATGCGCATCGGCGGCGTGGTCACCGTCGTCATGGGGCTCGTGTTCATCGGTGCGGTACCCGTGCTGCAGCGCGACACCCGCATGGCGCCAAAGAAGTGGACCACGGTCCTTGGAGCACCGCTGCTCGGCGGGGTATTCGCTCTCGGGTGGACTCCCTGCCTCGGCCCCACGCTGGCGGCGATCATCTCGGTCTCAGTCGGCACCGAGGGCCTCACGGCGGCGCGCGGCATACTTCTCGTCATCGCCTACTGTCTGGGCCTCGGCCTTCCGTTCCTGCTCATGGCCCTAGGCTCGGCCAAGGCCGTCGCGGGTGTGGACTTCCTGCACCGCCACTCGCGCACAATCCAGCTCATCGGCGGTATCCTCATGATTCTCGTCGGTTTGATGCTGGTCACCGGCGCATGGAATTATTTCATTTCCTGGTCCCGCCAGCTCGTCGCCGGATACGGAGCAACCATCATCTAA